In Candidatus Sedimenticola sp. (ex Thyasira tokunagai), the following proteins share a genomic window:
- the dsrA gene encoding dissimilatory-type sulfite reductase subunit alpha gives MPKPMYDTPMLDQLESGPWPSFVTGLKRLAKDNDMMVDLMGQLETSYETKKGYWKGGTVGVIGYGGGVIPRFTELKDEEGNALFPEAAEFHTLRIMPPPGMHYDTSTIRKFCDVWEKYGSGLIAFHGQSGDIMLQGCTTDNVQPAFDEINEMGFDMGGAGPAVRTGMSCVGAARCEQSCVDEGRTMRMLVNNALDDMHRPALPYKMKYKVSGCPNDCMNSIQRADFATIGTWRDDIKVDQEEVKKYVADMGRKKIIDNVITRCPTQALSLNDDDTLAIDNSNCVRCMHCINVMTKALSPGDDKGVSVLIGGKRTLKIGDLMGTLIVPFHKMETDEDYEWLEELATEVLDFFAENALEHERTGEMIERIGLTNFLEGIGIDVDPNMISRPRMNPYVRMDDWDEEVAKWEERKAAQ, from the coding sequence ATGCCAAAACCAATGTACGACACGCCCATGCTGGACCAACTGGAGAGCGGCCCCTGGCCCAGCTTTGTAACCGGTCTCAAACGTTTGGCCAAAGACAACGATATGATGGTCGATCTGATGGGACAGTTGGAGACCTCTTACGAGACGAAGAAGGGTTACTGGAAAGGCGGCACAGTCGGCGTAATCGGCTACGGTGGCGGCGTTATACCCCGCTTCACCGAGCTCAAGGACGAAGAGGGTAATGCCCTCTTCCCAGAGGCCGCTGAGTTCCACACACTCCGCATTATGCCTCCTCCCGGCATGCACTACGACACCAGCACCATTCGCAAATTTTGTGATGTCTGGGAAAAGTACGGTTCCGGCCTGATCGCTTTTCACGGCCAGTCGGGCGATATCATGCTCCAGGGCTGCACTACCGACAACGTACAGCCCGCCTTCGATGAGATCAACGAGATGGGCTTCGATATGGGTGGCGCAGGCCCGGCGGTGCGCACCGGCATGTCCTGTGTAGGTGCCGCCCGTTGTGAGCAATCCTGTGTCGATGAGGGCCGCACCATGCGCATGCTGGTCAACAATGCTCTAGATGATATGCATCGTCCGGCCCTGCCGTACAAAATGAAGTACAAGGTCTCAGGCTGCCCCAACGACTGCATGAACTCCATTCAGCGTGCCGACTTCGCCACTATCGGCACTTGGCGTGACGACATCAAGGTCGATCAAGAGGAGGTTAAGAAGTACGTTGCCGATATGGGTCGTAAGAAGATCATCGATAACGTGATCACCCGCTGTCCCACCCAGGCGTTGTCTCTGAATGACGACGACACCCTGGCCATAGACAACAGTAACTGTGTTCGCTGCATGCACTGCATCAACGTAATGACTAAGGCTCTCTCGCCTGGTGATGACAAGGGCGTCAGTGTACTGATCGGCGGCAAGCGCACCCTGAAGATCGGTGACCTGATGGGTACCCTGATCGTGCCTTTCCACAAGATGGAAACAGACGAAGACTATGAGTGGCTGGAAGAGCTGGCTACCGAGGTGTTGGACTTCTTCGCCGAGAATGCTCTGGAGCACGAGCGTACCGGTGAGATGATTGAGCGTATTGGCCTGACCAATTTCCTCGAAGGTATTGGCATTGATGTCGATCCCAACATGATCTCCCGCCCTCGCATGAATCCTTATGTCCGTATGGATGACTGGGACGAGGAAGTGGCCAAGTGGGAAGAGCGAAAGGCTGCTCAGTAA
- the gmk gene encoding guanylate kinase, with protein sequence MTTGTLYIVSAPSGAGKTSLLKALLETETEMRVSISHTTRAMRPGEEDGVDYHFTDKTRFGEMVDESAFLEHAEVFGNCYGTSEAGIREQLGNGLDVVLEIDWQGARQVRQRFADAVSIFVLPPTPAALRDRLNSRGQDSEEIVEGRMAQARDEMAHYGEYDYILINDDFHQALEELRSVVVSLRLRRSVQAQRLQNQLAALLV encoded by the coding sequence ATGACAACAGGTACGCTATATATCGTCTCCGCCCCCTCCGGCGCAGGAAAAACCAGTTTGCTTAAGGCGCTGCTGGAGACCGAAACAGAGATGCGTGTTTCCATCTCCCATACCACCCGGGCGATGCGGCCGGGGGAAGAAGATGGAGTGGATTATCACTTCACCGACAAGACTCGGTTTGGTGAGATGGTCGATGAGAGCGCCTTTCTTGAGCATGCCGAGGTATTCGGCAATTGCTACGGAACCTCAGAGGCGGGTATTCGTGAACAGTTGGGTAACGGCCTCGATGTTGTGCTGGAGATCGATTGGCAGGGCGCCCGTCAGGTGCGTCAGCGGTTTGCCGATGCAGTCTCCATCTTCGTCTTGCCACCGACACCGGCGGCGCTGCGCGATCGCCTCAATTCCCGGGGCCAGGACAGTGAGGAGATCGTTGAGGGGCGGATGGCCCAGGCCAGGGATGAGATGGCACACTACGGCGAATATGACTACATTCTGATCAATGACGATTTTCACCAGGCACTGGAAGAGTTGCGCTCGGTGGTTGTCAGCCTGCGTCTGCGACGGTCGGTACAGGCACAACGGCTACAAAATCAGTTGGCAGCACTATTGGTATAG
- the spoT gene encoding bifunctional GTP diphosphokinase/guanosine-3',5'-bis pyrophosphate 3'-pyrophosphohydrolase codes for MAKSRTGSKKNRGKPRFLISDLCVHLETYLSSKQIQEVYRAYLFSAEAHEGQKRKSGEPYIFHPLAVARILADMRIDHKCLMAAILHDVIEDTKVGKEQMAEVFDEEIADLVDGVSKLSQIDFRSKAEAQAASFRKMILAMTKDIRVILIKLADRLHNMRTLGVMSPKKCRRIARETLDIYVPIANRLGIYNMRTELEELSFAAYWPMRYRALKEAVRAARGNRKAVLKTIKKSIRRRLELENVKGLVEGREKHLYSIFMKMREKKLSFTEVVDVYAFRIVVDSLDTCYRVLGVMHSLYKPVPGRFKDYIAIPKSNGYQSLHTVLFGPYSIPIEIQIRTKEMHRLAESGIAAHWLYKSSESEEELAHTGAANWLKHLLELQQGAGDSMEFLEHVKVDLFPDEVYVFTPRGKIMVLAKGATVIDFAYAVHSDVGNCCVAARIDRRMVPLRTHLHSGQTVEVITSQTAHPSAAWLNYVVTGKARGNIRNYLKNLRHDEAIDLGRRLLEKELSANGVKLDEVAEARFQQLLNDFKMKDLDVLLGEIGLGNRMPLLVAQRLIDSDTEMPKDLAGDLYSNAAPLGIQGTEGMVVKYAKCCRPIPGDDIVATFRPGSGIVVHRHECRNFSEFRKGASWLDVHWEDEPVGDFTTEIKVEVGNKRGVLATLAASISEMRSNIENVVTEERDGLTSTLDFIITVDDRIHLAKIMKRLRQLKPVMRIYRGGG; via the coding sequence ATGGCAAAATCCCGAACCGGCTCTAAAAAAAATCGCGGCAAGCCACGCTTTCTCATCAGTGACCTCTGTGTTCATCTTGAAACCTACCTGAGTTCAAAGCAGATTCAGGAGGTCTATCGAGCCTACCTCTTCAGTGCTGAGGCCCATGAGGGCCAGAAGCGCAAAAGCGGTGAACCCTACATCTTCCATCCCCTGGCGGTGGCCAGAATCCTTGCCGATATGCGCATCGACCATAAGTGTCTGATGGCGGCAATCCTCCATGACGTCATCGAGGATACCAAGGTGGGCAAGGAGCAGATGGCCGAGGTGTTCGACGAGGAGATCGCCGATCTGGTAGACGGTGTAAGTAAGTTGAGCCAGATCGACTTCCGCTCCAAGGCCGAAGCCCAGGCAGCCAGTTTTCGCAAGATGATTCTGGCGATGACCAAGGATATTCGAGTCATCCTGATAAAGCTGGCGGATAGGCTGCACAATATGCGGACACTGGGTGTGATGTCACCGAAGAAGTGTCGGCGTATTGCCCGGGAGACTCTCGATATCTACGTCCCCATTGCCAACCGTCTCGGTATCTACAATATGCGCACTGAGCTTGAAGAGCTCAGTTTTGCCGCCTATTGGCCGATGCGTTATCGGGCGCTGAAAGAGGCGGTACGGGCTGCCCGCGGTAACCGCAAGGCGGTGTTGAAGACTATCAAGAAGTCGATCCGGCGCCGGCTGGAGCTGGAGAATGTCAAAGGCCTTGTGGAGGGTCGTGAAAAACACCTCTACAGTATCTTCATGAAGATGCGGGAGAAGAAGCTCTCTTTTACCGAAGTGGTGGATGTATACGCTTTCCGTATCGTTGTGGACAGTCTCGATACCTGTTACCGGGTGCTTGGGGTGATGCATAGCCTCTACAAACCGGTTCCGGGGCGCTTCAAGGACTATATTGCCATTCCCAAGTCCAATGGCTACCAGTCACTACACACGGTGCTGTTCGGCCCTTACAGCATTCCTATCGAGATTCAGATTCGCACCAAGGAGATGCACCGCCTGGCCGAATCGGGGATCGCCGCCCACTGGCTCTACAAGAGTAGCGAGAGCGAAGAGGAGTTGGCCCACACGGGCGCCGCCAACTGGCTCAAGCATCTGCTTGAATTGCAGCAAGGGGCGGGAGATTCAATGGAGTTTCTCGAACACGTCAAGGTGGATCTGTTCCCGGACGAGGTCTATGTCTTCACCCCCCGGGGTAAGATCATGGTGCTGGCCAAGGGGGCGACAGTGATCGATTTTGCCTATGCCGTTCACTCCGATGTCGGCAATTGCTGCGTGGCGGCAAGGATCGATCGACGCATGGTACCCCTGCGCACTCATCTTCACAGTGGTCAGACGGTAGAGGTGATCACCTCGCAGACGGCCCATCCCAGTGCCGCTTGGCTCAACTATGTGGTCACCGGCAAGGCACGGGGCAATATCCGTAACTACCTGAAAAACCTGCGTCACGACGAGGCGATCGACCTCGGCAGGCGCCTGCTGGAAAAAGAGCTGAGTGCCAACGGCGTCAAACTGGATGAAGTCGCTGAAGCCAGATTTCAGCAGTTGCTTAACGACTTCAAAATGAAGGATTTGGATGTGCTTCTGGGGGAGATTGGCCTGGGCAACCGTATGCCGTTGCTGGTGGCGCAACGCCTTATCGATAGTGATACTGAAATGCCCAAGGATTTGGCCGGTGACCTCTACAGCAATGCTGCACCTCTGGGAATTCAGGGTACCGAGGGGATGGTGGTTAAATACGCCAAGTGCTGCCGTCCTATACCGGGTGATGATATTGTTGCCACTTTTCGTCCCGGCTCCGGGATCGTCGTTCATCGCCACGAGTGCCGGAATTTCAGCGAGTTTCGCAAGGGTGCCAGCTGGTTGGATGTCCACTGGGAAGATGAGCCTGTGGGTGATTTCACCACTGAGATAAAGGTCGAAGTGGGCAATAAAAGGGGCGTTTTAGCTACTCTGGCCGCCTCCATTTCAGAGATGAGATCAAATATCGAAAATGTCGTAACGGAGGAGCGTGACGGTCTCACTTCGACCCTCGATTTTATTATTACCGTCGATGACCGTATCCATCTAGCCAAGATTATGAAACGGCTGCGCCAGCTGAAGCCGGTGATGCGCATCTACCGGGGTGGCGGTTAG
- the rpoZ gene encoding DNA-directed RNA polymerase subunit omega, with amino-acid sequence MARVTVEDCLNHVDNRFDLVLLATKRARQLVNGVDPLLPWENDKPTVMALREIAEGLVDDAVINPPKELEIDMAALEEEIAAGLQDEGKTPSA; translated from the coding sequence ATGGCACGCGTTACCGTAGAAGATTGTCTTAATCATGTTGATAACCGCTTCGATCTGGTGCTTCTGGCAACCAAGCGTGCCCGCCAGTTGGTGAATGGTGTGGACCCGTTGCTGCCGTGGGAGAACGATAAGCCGACGGTCATGGCTCTGCGTGAGATAGCTGAGGGGCTGGTGGATGACGCTGTGATCAATCCCCCGAAGGAGTTGGAGATAGATATGGCGGCTCTGGAGGAGGAAATCGCTGCCGGCCTCCAGGATGAGGGCAAGACTCCCTCCGCCTGA
- a CDS encoding RidA family protein gives MTREIIRTDKAPQAIGTYSQAVKVGTTVYLSGQIPLVPETMEMVEGNIEMQVRRVFENLQAVTQAAGGSLADIAKLNVFLTDLSHFPVVNQVMAEYFVEPYPARAAIGVAALPKDAGVEMDGVMEL, from the coding sequence ATGACACGTGAGATTATTCGTACCGATAAGGCGCCCCAGGCTATTGGTACTTACTCCCAGGCGGTCAAGGTCGGCACCACCGTCTACCTTTCAGGACAGATCCCACTGGTACCCGAAACCATGGAGATGGTGGAGGGGAATATCGAAATGCAAGTTCGTCGCGTCTTCGAAAACCTACAGGCAGTGACTCAGGCGGCCGGTGGTAGTCTTGCTGATATTGCCAAGCTCAACGTCTTCCTTACCGATCTGAGCCATTTTCCGGTGGTTAATCAGGTGATGGCTGAGTACTTTGTTGAGCCCTATCCTGCCCGTGCCGCTATCGGTGTCGCCGCCCTGCCCAAGGACGCCGGGGTTGAGATGGATGGGGTGATGGAGCTTTAA
- a CDS encoding chorismate lyase — MDQAETYNPTREAPWAEWPHLRYTGVSGTVQSWLRDTGSLTARLKVASRGNFRVRLLNQGWERPLYSESRLLGMRAREIAVVREVELLCDGVPWVFARTLIPASSLTGAARQLTRLGERPLGEVLFTHRQMQRGVTEMARLTPRHRLFAEASGRLERRVESVWGRRTLFYLAGKPLLVNEIFLPDSLG; from the coding sequence GTGGACCAAGCTGAAACATACAACCCAACCCGCGAGGCCCCTTGGGCTGAGTGGCCACATCTTCGCTACACAGGAGTCTCCGGCACTGTTCAGAGTTGGTTGCGGGATACCGGCTCTCTTACCGCGAGGCTGAAAGTTGCCAGCCGGGGGAACTTTCGTGTTCGTCTGCTTAATCAGGGGTGGGAACGGCCGCTCTACAGCGAGAGTAGACTGCTGGGCATGAGGGCAAGGGAGATTGCCGTGGTACGTGAGGTGGAACTATTGTGTGATGGTGTTCCCTGGGTTTTTGCCCGCACACTGATACCCGCTTCAAGCCTGACCGGTGCCGCCCGCCAGCTGACCCGGTTGGGTGAGCGGCCGCTGGGTGAAGTGCTGTTTACCCATCGACAGATGCAGCGTGGTGTCACCGAGATGGCTCGACTCACCCCCAGGCACCGGCTGTTTGCCGAAGCCTCCGGACGATTGGAACGGCGTGTTGAATCGGTATGGGGTCGTCGTACACTCTTCTATCTGGCCGGAAAGCCCCTGTTGGTAAACGAGATTTTTCTACCGGATAGCTTAGGATGA
- a CDS encoding MTH1187 family thiamine-binding protein encodes MSVLLEFAMFPTDKGESVSAYVSEVIRMIRDSGADYQLTPMGTIIETETLEEAMTLVQRAYSQLESAGCNRVYSSLKLDIRKEKSGRLKGKLASVEEKIGEVAT; translated from the coding sequence ATGTCCGTACTACTAGAGTTTGCCATGTTTCCCACCGACAAGGGAGAGAGTGTCAGCGCTTATGTCAGTGAGGTGATTCGGATGATTCGCGACAGCGGTGCCGACTATCAACTAACACCGATGGGGACCATCATTGAGACTGAGACTCTGGAGGAGGCGATGACACTGGTACAGCGGGCCTATAGCCAGCTCGAAAGCGCTGGCTGTAACCGGGTCTACTCCTCCCTCAAGCTCGACATACGCAAGGAAAAGTCAGGACGCCTGAAAGGGAAGCTGGCATCGGTAGAGGAGAAGATCGGTGAGGTGGCGACCTGA
- a CDS encoding rhodanese-like domain-containing protein, which yields MDNKWLQANKGKPELVILDMQAAQPYQRYHIPVAVNSSYDAWRKKDAKGTVQMMTPPGELGKLIGKLGIDNESHVVPVTTGSTAEWAVDSSLAMEQQIKLVQ from the coding sequence GTGGACAACAAATGGCTACAGGCCAATAAGGGAAAACCGGAACTGGTCATTCTCGATATGCAGGCTGCACAGCCCTATCAGCGCTACCATATTCCTGTCGCGGTCAACAGCAGCTATGACGCTTGGCGCAAAAAAGATGCCAAGGGCACGGTACAGATGATGACACCGCCTGGGGAGCTTGGAAAATTGATTGGCAAGCTGGGCATAGACAATGAGAGTCATGTGGTCCCTGTCACTACCGGCTCCACCGCCGAGTGGGCGGTAGACTCATCTCTGGCGATGGAGCAGCAGATCAAACTGGTTCAGTGA
- a CDS encoding secondary thiamine-phosphate synthase enzyme YjbQ → MTTAQQLIQVETRGRGTYEISREIKQAVETSGIDTGLCHVFTHHTSASLTLCENADPSVRKDLESFMIRLVPDGDPLYEHSMEGPDDMPAHIRSILTNMDLTLPVSGGRCGLGTWQGVYLWEHRTHPHRRQVTVTVQGN, encoded by the coding sequence ATGACCACCGCTCAGCAGCTGATCCAGGTAGAGACCCGTGGTCGCGGCACTTATGAAATCAGTCGTGAAATAAAGCAGGCGGTGGAGACGTCAGGCATTGATACCGGTCTCTGCCACGTATTCACTCACCACACCAGCGCCTCACTTACCCTGTGTGAAAATGCCGATCCCTCGGTGCGCAAGGACCTGGAGAGTTTTATGATCCGTCTGGTGCCGGACGGTGACCCACTCTACGAACACAGCATGGAGGGACCGGACGATATGCCCGCCCATATCCGATCAATCCTTACCAATATGGACCTCACTCTGCCGGTATCCGGGGGGCGTTGCGGGCTGGGCACCTGGCAAGGGGTCTATCTATGGGAGCATCGCACCCACCCCCATCGGCGGCAGGTAACGGTGACGGTGCAGGGTAATTGA
- the phaR gene encoding polyhydroxyalkanoate synthesis repressor PhaR, producing MPGIRLIKKYPNRRLYDTELSRYITLANIRELVIKGITFKVVDTSSNDDLTRSILLQIMLDEESRGEPLFSPNMLAQIIRFHGGTSQGVFARYLEESLTLFVQQQEKIESTIDAEPIETMSDMAENNIKVQSEMQRNFFKAAGFTGTTKK from the coding sequence ATGCCCGGCATACGACTTATTAAAAAATATCCCAACCGCCGGCTCTACGATACCGAGTTGAGTCGCTACATCACCTTGGCCAATATTCGTGAACTGGTGATAAAGGGCATCACTTTTAAGGTTGTCGATACCAGCAGCAATGATGATCTGACACGCTCCATCCTGTTACAGATCATGCTGGATGAAGAGTCCAGAGGAGAACCCCTGTTCAGCCCCAATATGCTGGCTCAAATCATCCGCTTCCATGGCGGTACATCCCAAGGTGTGTTCGCACGCTACCTGGAAGAGAGCCTGACGCTGTTCGTGCAGCAGCAGGAGAAGATCGAGAGCACAATCGATGCCGAGCCAATCGAGACGATGAGCGATATGGCGGAGAACAACATCAAGGTGCAGAGTGAGATGCAACGCAACTTCTTCAAGGCTGCAGGATTTACCGGCACAACGAAAAAATAG
- the ubiA gene encoding 4-hydroxybenzoate octaprenyltransferase gives MIKEQGTRGEFNPGSPSLKRRLLNYARLVRLDRPIGILLLLWPAMWALWIAGEGRPPWDVLVVFILGVTLMRSAGCAINDYADRNFDGKVERTCNRPIVTGDVSPKEALGVFAVLVLLSFGLVLLLNIQTILMSFVALLLAASYPFMKRYTHLPQMVLGMAFGIAVPMAFTALTETVAPVGWLLYLATVIWAMIYDTQYAMVDRDDDIKIGVKSTAILFGRYDLLVISLMQLFMIGLLLLIGVKVELGPYYYIAVLFAALLYAYQYMLIRRRDPAGCFSAFLNNNIFGIVVFVGLLVDYLM, from the coding sequence ATGATTAAAGAGCAAGGAACCCGGGGCGAATTCAATCCCGGGTCGCCATCGCTGAAGAGGCGACTGTTAAATTACGCTAGGCTGGTCCGTCTGGACCGGCCCATCGGTATTCTACTGCTACTCTGGCCCGCCATGTGGGCGCTATGGATTGCGGGAGAGGGGCGGCCCCCCTGGGATGTGCTGGTGGTTTTTATCCTTGGTGTGACGCTGATGCGCTCTGCCGGCTGTGCCATCAATGACTATGCCGACCGTAACTTCGACGGCAAGGTGGAGCGTACCTGTAACCGTCCCATTGTAACGGGGGATGTTTCGCCGAAAGAGGCGTTGGGGGTATTCGCTGTTCTGGTACTGCTCTCCTTTGGCTTGGTGTTGCTGCTCAATATTCAAACCATCCTGATGTCGTTTGTCGCCTTGCTGCTGGCGGCCTCCTACCCCTTTATGAAACGCTACACCCATCTGCCTCAGATGGTGCTGGGTATGGCTTTCGGTATCGCTGTGCCGATGGCTTTTACCGCACTGACTGAAACGGTTGCACCGGTCGGCTGGCTGCTCTATCTCGCTACCGTCATCTGGGCGATGATCTACGATACCCAGTACGCCATGGTCGACCGTGATGATGACATCAAGATCGGTGTCAAATCCACCGCTATCCTGTTTGGCCGTTATGATCTGCTGGTGATCAGTCTGATGCAGCTATTTATGATCGGTCTGCTGCTATTGATTGGCGTAAAGGTGGAGCTGGGCCCTTACTACTATATCGCCGTGCTGTTTGCCGCGCTGCTGTATGCTTACCAGTATATGCTGATAAGACGGCGTGATCCTGCAGGCTGTTTTTCAGCGTTCCTAAACAACAATATCTTCGGCATCGTGGTGTTTGTCGGATTATTGGTCGATTACCTGATGTAA
- the recG gene encoding ATP-dependent DNA helicase RecG, whose protein sequence is MPVTSLKGVGPRNGEKLAKVGIHTVQDVLFHLPLRYQDRTRITPIGTLRPGDQAVVEGVVDASDIRFGRRRSLLVQLSDGSGTIILRFFHFTAAQKSILARGVRLRCFGELRNGPRSYEMVHPEFRRVDEEGGESMEEVLTPIYPSTEGMHQLTWRGMTEKALGLLTPDALPEWLPNELLGHFRLPDLAEAIRYLHRPPPNADQDRLLGGCHPAQQRLAFEELLAHQLSLRAMRRRQQREEAPLLKGGDELIKRFIGQLPFTLTGAQQRVTGEIRRDLNQGHPMMRLVQGDVGSGKTVVAALAALQAVAADHQVALMAPTELLAEQHLRSFSDWLQPLGLEPAWLTGRHKGKTRQRVLDAIASGDARVAVGTHALFQEDVLFNALGLVIIDEQHRFGVHQRMALREKGRQEGRTPHQLIMTATPIPRTLAMTAYADLDISVIDELPPGRKPVKTVVISDARREEVVARVDGACREGRQAYWVCTLIEESEALQCQAAEETEVLLTAALPGLRVGLVHGRLKAAEKEAVMAAFKAGDIDLLVATTVIEVGVDVPNASLMIIENPERLGLAQLHQLRGRVGRGRVESHCVLMYHPPLSGSAQERLGVMRETCDGFVIAQKDLELRGPGEVLGTRQTGEMQFRIADVMRDQSLLAEAQQAAELILTRYPESARPLVRRWIGDRQQYIDA, encoded by the coding sequence ATGCCGGTCACCTCTCTCAAGGGCGTTGGCCCACGTAACGGAGAGAAGCTGGCAAAGGTCGGTATACATACAGTACAGGATGTACTCTTTCACCTACCGTTGCGCTACCAGGACAGGACGCGAATCACACCCATCGGAACTCTGCGGCCGGGTGATCAGGCGGTGGTTGAAGGCGTGGTGGATGCTTCTGATATCCGTTTTGGCCGTCGCCGTTCACTGCTGGTACAGCTCTCAGATGGCAGCGGTACAATTATTCTGCGCTTTTTCCACTTCACCGCAGCTCAGAAATCGATACTCGCCCGTGGCGTGCGGTTGCGCTGCTTTGGCGAGTTGCGTAACGGCCCACGAAGTTATGAGATGGTCCATCCGGAGTTTCGGCGGGTGGATGAAGAGGGTGGAGAGTCGATGGAGGAGGTATTGACTCCCATCTACCCCTCCACCGAGGGGATGCATCAGCTCACTTGGCGCGGGATGACAGAAAAGGCGTTAGGATTGTTGACGCCCGATGCACTGCCGGAGTGGTTGCCGAACGAACTGCTTGGCCATTTTCGCCTGCCTGACCTGGCAGAGGCTATTCGCTATCTTCACCGGCCTCCGCCGAATGCCGATCAGGATCGACTGTTGGGAGGGTGTCATCCGGCGCAACAGCGCCTTGCTTTCGAGGAGTTGTTGGCTCACCAGCTGAGTCTTCGCGCCATGCGAAGACGGCAGCAGAGGGAGGAAGCGCCGCTTTTGAAGGGCGGGGATGAATTGATCAAGCGTTTTATCGGACAGCTGCCATTCACCCTGACCGGGGCACAGCAGCGGGTAACCGGAGAGATCAGGCGGGACTTGAATCAGGGGCATCCGATGATGCGTCTGGTTCAGGGCGATGTGGGTTCAGGTAAGACAGTGGTCGCTGCTCTGGCTGCACTGCAGGCAGTAGCGGCCGATCATCAGGTTGCGCTGATGGCGCCTACCGAACTTTTGGCGGAACAGCACCTGCGTAGTTTCAGCGATTGGTTGCAGCCGTTAGGGCTGGAGCCGGCGTGGCTCACTGGGCGCCACAAGGGTAAGACACGGCAACGAGTGCTGGATGCCATCGCTTCGGGGGATGCAAGGGTGGCGGTGGGTACCCATGCCCTTTTTCAGGAGGATGTGCTGTTCAATGCATTGGGCCTGGTGATCATCGACGAGCAGCACCGTTTCGGTGTTCATCAACGGATGGCGTTGCGTGAGAAGGGGCGGCAAGAGGGACGCACCCCTCATCAACTGATCATGACCGCTACTCCGATACCCCGCACCCTGGCGATGACCGCCTATGCTGATCTCGACATTTCGGTGATCGATGAGCTGCCGCCCGGGCGCAAACCGGTGAAGACCGTGGTGATCTCTGATGCCCGGCGTGAGGAGGTGGTCGCCCGAGTGGATGGTGCCTGTAGGGAGGGACGGCAGGCCTACTGGGTCTGCACCCTGATCGAGGAGTCGGAAGCGCTGCAGTGTCAGGCGGCGGAAGAGACCGAGGTGCTGCTGACCGCCGCACTTCCGGGGCTGCGGGTGGGATTGGTTCACGGCCGCCTGAAAGCGGCGGAGAAAGAGGCGGTGATGGCCGCCTTCAAGGCGGGTGATATTGACCTGCTGGTAGCGACCACGGTGATCGAGGTGGGAGTGGATGTACCCAATGCGAGTTTGATGATTATCGAGAATCCTGAGCGCCTGGGCCTCGCCCAACTGCACCAGCTGCGCGGCCGGGTGGGACGCGGCAGAGTGGAGAGCCACTGTGTATTGATGTATCACCCGCCGTTGTCGGGCAGTGCTCAGGAGCGGCTGGGAGTGATGCGTGAAACCTGTGATGGTTTTGTTATCGCCCAGAAGGATCTGGAACTGCGTGGTCCGGGTGAGGTGCTGGGTACCCGCCAGACCGGTGAGATGCAGTTCCGTATTGCCGATGTGATGCGGGATCAGTCGTTGCTTGCCGAGGCTCAGCAGGCGGCGGAGCTGATACTGACACGCTATCCCGAGAGTGCCAGGCCCCTGGTGCGGCGCTGGATCGGTGATCGGCAACAGTACATTGATGCTTGA